In one Rugosibacter aromaticivorans genomic region, the following are encoded:
- a CDS encoding thiolase gives MKTTDLRGKTAIVGVGLGGLPGVLNAAPNRSSMEIQTEAVHHALADAGLKSSDVDGLFTGSSHAFMPALSTAEYLGIRPKISDTTMIGGSSFIGHLLPAAMALQYGLCDVALICYGSNQGSGFGKLKSMSEPQTYEAPYDPRHPISSYALAAARHMYQFGTRREDLAEVAVAARRWAQLNPLAFARDDLTIEQVMASRMVNDPLSILDCCLVTDGGGALVLVRSERAKDFPKPPVYMLGTAMAHWHRQISSMPDLTVTAAAESGPRAFAMAGLKPADVDVVELYDAFTINTILFLEDLGFCAKGEGGAFVCNGRIAPGGSLPVNTNGGGLSCCHPGMYGTFLLIEAVQQLRGEAGARQVDNAHIALCHGNGGVLSSQVTALLGDASAL, from the coding sequence ATGAAGACAACTGACTTGCGCGGCAAAACCGCGATTGTGGGCGTGGGCCTGGGCGGCTTGCCCGGTGTTTTAAATGCGGCCCCCAACCGCAGCTCGATGGAAATTCAAACCGAAGCGGTGCACCATGCGTTGGCCGATGCGGGATTGAAGTCCAGCGATGTCGATGGTTTATTTACCGGCTCATCGCACGCCTTCATGCCGGCTTTATCCACGGCGGAATACTTAGGCATACGGCCGAAAATTTCGGATACCACCATGATCGGTGGTTCATCCTTCATCGGCCATTTGTTGCCCGCGGCGATGGCGCTGCAATATGGTTTGTGCGATGTGGCGCTGATTTGCTACGGCAGCAACCAGGGCTCAGGCTTTGGCAAGCTCAAATCCATGTCCGAGCCGCAAACCTATGAAGCACCCTATGACCCGAGGCATCCGATTAGCAGTTACGCGCTGGCGGCAGCGCGTCACATGTATCAGTTCGGCACGCGCCGTGAGGATTTGGCCGAAGTGGCCGTCGCGGCACGGCGCTGGGCGCAGTTGAACCCCTTGGCCTTTGCGCGCGATGATCTCACGATAGAGCAAGTCATGGCTTCGCGCATGGTGAATGATCCGTTATCTATTCTCGACTGTTGTCTGGTCACCGATGGGGGTGGTGCGCTGGTTTTAGTGCGCAGCGAACGCGCGAAAGATTTTCCCAAGCCTCCGGTGTATATGCTGGGCACGGCCATGGCGCATTGGCATCGCCAAATCAGTAGCATGCCTGATCTCACCGTGACAGCTGCGGCCGAATCCGGCCCGCGTGCATTTGCCATGGCAGGCTTGAAGCCAGCGGACGTGGATGTGGTTGAGCTGTACGACGCGTTCACCATCAACACCATCTTGTTTTTGGAGGACCTCGGGTTTTGTGCCAAGGGCGAAGGCGGTGCTTTTGTGTGTAATGGCCGCATTGCACCAGGCGGCAGTTTGCCGGTGAACACCAATGGCGGTGGCTTGTCGTGTTGCCATCCGGGCATGTACGGCACCTTTTTGCTGATCGAAGCGGTACAACAACTGCGTGGCGAAGCCGGTGCGCGGCAAGTGGATAACGCGCACATTGCGCTGTGCCACGGCAATGGCGGCGTGTTGTCAAGCCAGGTGACGGCGCTGCTGGGGGATGCTTCCGCGCTGTGA
- a CDS encoding acyl-CoA dehydrogenase family protein, translating to MNNETLEIERQDNIRMLRESAQGFAAKASPLTRARGLRGSATGFDRSFWGSLAEQGWTGLLIPESFDGYGQGFGEMAAVVSELATQVAPEPIVPTLVFASRLIQHTGSGDVQRQLLASIASGELIPAVAWQEDIAGLRINLNAEKVCARQVDGCVKLSGEKHHVRPGADADGFVVSARSDEGTLSLWWVPSNTTGVSVKSVALADGTSAARVMFDGVMLDTNWCLAHGAAATDALTHAYDEALVMTSVELLALQRAMLSMTLEYLRTRVQFGKPIGSFQALQHRAVDLLIQQELTSAVVGQAITLLDGTATVVERSAMASRTKARASDAGLLMARESVQMHGAIGFTDEYDLGLYVQRALVLSAWLGNAQTQRRRYASITAPSA from the coding sequence ATGAATAATGAAACTCTTGAAATCGAACGGCAGGACAATATCCGCATGCTGCGCGAAAGTGCGCAGGGCTTTGCGGCTAAAGCCTCACCCCTGACCCGCGCCCGTGGTTTGCGTGGCTCGGCAACGGGGTTTGATCGCAGTTTTTGGGGCAGTCTCGCCGAGCAAGGCTGGACAGGGCTGCTTATTCCTGAATCGTTTGATGGCTATGGTCAAGGGTTTGGTGAGATGGCTGCCGTCGTGAGCGAACTGGCTACTCAGGTGGCGCCAGAGCCGATTGTGCCCACGCTGGTTTTTGCAAGTCGCCTGATTCAGCATACCGGCAGTGGTGACGTTCAGCGGCAATTGTTGGCAAGCATCGCATCCGGAGAATTGATTCCGGCCGTGGCCTGGCAAGAAGATATTGCCGGTTTGCGGATCAATCTGAACGCTGAAAAAGTGTGCGCCCGGCAGGTCGATGGCTGCGTCAAACTCTCGGGAGAAAAGCACCATGTGCGCCCCGGTGCTGATGCCGATGGCTTTGTGGTCTCGGCACGCAGTGATGAGGGCACGCTGTCGCTGTGGTGGGTGCCGTCAAACACGACAGGCGTGAGCGTGAAATCCGTTGCGCTGGCCGATGGCACGAGTGCTGCGCGCGTGATGTTCGATGGCGTCATGCTGGACACTAACTGGTGCTTGGCGCATGGCGCCGCCGCGACAGACGCCTTGACGCATGCCTATGACGAAGCACTGGTGATGACCAGTGTCGAACTGTTGGCGCTGCAACGCGCGATGCTTTCGATGACGCTTGAATACCTGCGCACCCGTGTGCAGTTTGGCAAACCCATTGGCAGCTTTCAGGCATTGCAACATCGCGCTGTCGATTTGCTCATCCAACAAGAGCTGACATCTGCTGTCGTTGGACAAGCCATCACGCTGCTGGATGGCACCGCCACCGTGGTGGAACGTTCTGCGATGGCTAGTCGCACCAAGGCGCGTGCATCGGATGCCGGTTTATTGATGGCGCGTGAATCGGTGCAGATGCATGGTGCCATTGGCTTTACCGATGAATATGACCTGGGGTTGTATGTGCAGCGTGCGCTGGTGTTATCGGCCTGGCTTGGCAATGCGCAAACACAGCGCCGTCGTTACGCATCGATCACCGCCCCATCTGCTTGA
- a CDS encoding acyl-CoA dehydrogenase family protein, with product MDFRLTEEQRSLQTTARRFAVEQMTPVARELERTATPVPHEWLRRYAEMGFLGINVAPEYGGMGLGNLEALLVIEEFARVSSAVAFPIFESSVGPARAIEHFASEALKRRVLPAVCRGDLVVAVAMSEPDAGSALTDLKTTARVEGDEIVINGQKRWSSGSGHSGGYVVYCRMSDAPGAAGIGAMYVEKDTPGVTFGAPEQLLGFRGIPSADMFFDAVRVPQDNVIVPAGGFKKLMEAFDLERCGNATMCLGIAAGALEDALQYVQERQQFGKPIVDFQAVQLKLADMTMKVEATRLLIHRAAQNASHALPSMLESSVAKCYANQTVREVCGTALQLFGAYGYSTQFPMEQRLRDGWGWGIAGGTIDIQMINIASALVGRRFNQRA from the coding sequence GTGGATTTTCGCTTAACTGAAGAGCAGCGGTCCTTGCAAACAACCGCTCGCCGCTTTGCCGTTGAGCAAATGACGCCCGTTGCGCGTGAGCTGGAACGCACGGCAACGCCCGTGCCGCACGAGTGGCTGCGGCGTTATGCCGAGATGGGCTTTCTGGGCATTAACGTCGCCCCTGAATACGGTGGCATGGGGCTGGGCAATCTGGAAGCGCTCCTGGTGATTGAAGAATTCGCCAGGGTATCTTCCGCCGTGGCCTTCCCTATTTTTGAGAGCAGCGTAGGGCCTGCGCGGGCGATCGAGCATTTCGCCAGCGAAGCCTTAAAGCGCCGCGTATTGCCCGCCGTTTGCCGAGGCGATCTGGTGGTGGCAGTCGCGATGTCCGAGCCGGATGCGGGCTCTGCCTTGACCGATCTTAAAACCACCGCACGCGTAGAAGGCGATGAAATTGTGATCAATGGGCAAAAGCGCTGGTCCAGCGGCAGCGGCCATTCGGGTGGCTACGTGGTGTATTGCCGCATGTCTGACGCACCCGGCGCCGCTGGCATAGGCGCGATGTATGTGGAAAAAGACACGCCGGGGGTGACGTTCGGCGCGCCGGAACAGTTGCTGGGCTTTCGCGGCATTCCGAGTGCGGACATGTTTTTTGATGCCGTGCGTGTGCCGCAAGACAATGTCATCGTGCCCGCCGGTGGCTTTAAAAAACTGATGGAAGCGTTTGATCTGGAGCGTTGCGGCAACGCCACCATGTGTTTGGGCATTGCGGCAGGTGCCTTGGAGGATGCCTTGCAGTATGTGCAAGAGCGCCAGCAATTTGGCAAGCCGATTGTGGATTTTCAGGCGGTACAGTTAAAGCTGGCGGACATGACCATGAAGGTGGAAGCCACACGCTTGCTGATTCATCGCGCGGCGCAAAATGCCAGCCATGCGTTGCCTTCGATGCTGGAGAGCAGCGTGGCCAAATGCTATGCCAACCAAACCGTGCGTGAGGTGTGTGGCACGGCCTTGCAGCTTTTTGGGGCGTATGGCTATTCAACGCAGTTTCCGATGGAGCAGCGCCTGCGCGATGGCTGGGGCTGGGGCATTGCGGGCGGCACGATTGATATCCAGATGATCAACATCGCGTCGGCGCTGGTGGGACGGCGTTTTAATCAGCGCGCATAG
- a CDS encoding MaoC/PaaZ C-terminal domain-containing protein encodes MTINYDKLMAWPFEDVRHRYTTRDTMLYALGIGLGADPMNEAELRFVYEKNLCVLPTYPVVLGYPGLWIKDPGTGVDWTRLVHGEQGLRIHRLPATAGEVIGRTRVTGVIDKGEGRGALVLTERKITDAVSGELLCTLTSTTFCRADGGFGGPASSAPAIHVLPERTPDVTLDRSTDARAALIYRLSGDYNPLHAEPAMAKTAGFERPILHGLCTFGIAGYALTRAVCDNDPTRLIAMNVRFTSPVYPGETIRTEMWVDGSIVSFRARVVERDVMVLNNGRAEIT; translated from the coding sequence ATGACAATTAACTATGACAAGCTGATGGCATGGCCGTTTGAGGATGTGCGTCACCGCTACACCACGCGTGACACCATGCTGTATGCCTTGGGCATCGGGCTGGGCGCTGACCCAATGAATGAAGCCGAGCTGCGCTTTGTGTATGAAAAAAACCTGTGTGTCTTGCCTACTTACCCCGTTGTGCTGGGCTACCCCGGCTTATGGATCAAAGACCCGGGCACGGGCGTTGATTGGACGCGACTGGTGCATGGTGAGCAAGGCTTGCGTATCCATAGGCTGCCAGCTACTGCGGGCGAAGTGATTGGCCGTACACGAGTGACGGGTGTGATCGACAAGGGCGAAGGCCGAGGCGCGCTGGTATTGACCGAGCGCAAAATTACCGATGCGGTCAGTGGCGAGTTGCTTTGCACTTTGACTTCCACCACCTTTTGCCGTGCCGATGGCGGCTTTGGTGGGCCAGCGAGTTCTGCGCCCGCCATTCATGTGCTGCCCGAACGTACGCCAGACGTTACTCTCGACCGCTCAACCGATGCGCGCGCAGCACTCATCTATCGCTTATCGGGCGACTACAACCCGCTGCATGCCGAACCTGCCATGGCAAAGACAGCAGGGTTTGAACGGCCGATTTTGCATGGCTTGTGCACGTTTGGCATTGCGGGTTATGCGTTGACTCGCGCCGTGTGCGATAACGACCCTACGCGTTTGATTGCGATGAATGTGCGCTTTACCTCGCCGGTGTATCCGGGCGAGACGATACGCACTGAAATGTGGGTCGATGGCAGCATCGTGTCTTTTCGTGCTCGGGTGGTTGAGCGTGACGTGATGGTGCTCAATAACGGCCGCGCCGAGATTACGTGA
- a CDS encoding CaiB/BaiF CoA transferase family protein, translating into MKELTPSITASTGATDVTGTPGALSGLKVIDLSRVLGGPFCAQTLADHGAQVIKVEPPQGDETRAWGPPFNDTGLAAYYLGVNRNKQGMVIDLSSTEGREIVLRLLEDADVLIENFKIGTMERWGLGYEEVLRARFPRLIHCRVSGFGADGPLGGAPGYDAVAQAMSGLMSINGSPESGATRIGVPIVDLATGLSATIGVLLALAERNRSGVGQFVDATLYDTAIALLHPHASNWFISGNPPRRSGNAHPNIVPYDKYPTRTCEMFLGIGNNGQFRKFCAYLGKPELATDHRFMDNSDRIANRTVLRELLEAELSHVDGHALCENLIAAGVPAGPVLSIPEVLTHPHTLHRKMAITTATYTGTGIPLKLSRTPGNITSPSPAFGEHTREILEAHGYDANEVQALLDEGVVIAAPTV; encoded by the coding sequence ATGAAAGAGTTAACACCATCCATAACGGCATCGACAGGCGCAACCGATGTAACCGGCACACCGGGTGCCCTGAGCGGCCTCAAGGTGATCGATTTATCGCGTGTGCTGGGCGGGCCATTTTGCGCTCAAACGCTGGCCGATCATGGCGCGCAGGTGATCAAGGTTGAGCCGCCGCAAGGCGATGAAACCCGTGCCTGGGGGCCACCGTTCAACGATACTGGCCTGGCTGCCTATTATCTTGGCGTGAATCGCAACAAGCAGGGTATGGTGATCGACCTGTCGAGCACCGAAGGACGAGAAATTGTTCTGCGTTTGCTAGAAGACGCCGATGTGCTCATCGAGAATTTCAAAATTGGCACGATGGAGCGCTGGGGTTTGGGCTACGAAGAAGTGCTGCGCGCACGTTTCCCTCGCCTCATTCATTGCCGCGTGAGCGGCTTCGGTGCTGACGGTCCGCTGGGTGGTGCGCCCGGATACGATGCCGTTGCGCAAGCCATGAGTGGGTTGATGAGCATCAATGGTTCGCCGGAATCCGGTGCCACGCGCATCGGTGTGCCGATTGTCGACCTTGCGACGGGCTTGTCTGCGACTATTGGCGTCCTGCTGGCGTTGGCCGAGCGCAATCGTTCGGGCGTAGGCCAGTTCGTTGACGCCACCTTGTATGACACCGCCATCGCGTTGTTGCATCCACATGCCAGCAACTGGTTTATCTCGGGAAACCCGCCGCGCCGTTCGGGCAATGCGCACCCGAATATCGTTCCCTACGACAAATATCCGACCCGCACCTGCGAGATGTTTCTTGGTATCGGTAACAACGGTCAGTTCCGCAAGTTTTGCGCTTACCTTGGCAAACCCGAGCTGGCGACAGATCACCGCTTTATGGACAACAGCGACCGCATTGCCAACCGTACTGTGCTGCGCGAATTGCTCGAAGCAGAGTTGAGCCATGTTGATGGCCATGCGCTTTGTGAAAATTTGATTGCGGCCGGTGTGCCCGCCGGGCCAGTGCTGTCGATACCCGAAGTGCTGACGCACCCGCACACACTGCACCGCAAAATGGCGATCACGACGGCCACTTACACAGGCACGGGCATTCCACTAAAACTCTCGCGCACGCCGGGCAATATCACCAGCCCCTCGCCCGCGTTTGGCGAGCACACCCGAGAAATTCTAGAAGCGCATGGATATGATGCAAATGAAGTACAGGCTTTGCTGGATGAGGGTGTGGTGATCGCTGCACCGACGGTTTAA
- a CDS encoding Zn-ribbon domain-containing OB-fold protein produces the protein MSDMTNAFNGPGPDAVFAAALAEGRFMLQQCDDCKKYVFYPRVLCPHCGSPELTWQPASGQGAVYSTTVVRRKPEQGGDYNVALVDLAEGPRMMSRVDGIPPHEVFIGLAVRAHIIDDPKKGKLLVFTPAQGGVA, from the coding sequence ATGAGTGATATGACAAATGCCTTTAATGGCCCAGGGCCGGATGCCGTTTTTGCAGCAGCGCTCGCTGAAGGGCGGTTCATGCTGCAGCAGTGCGATGATTGCAAAAAATATGTGTTCTACCCGCGTGTGCTCTGCCCGCATTGTGGTTCGCCAGAACTCACCTGGCAGCCCGCCAGCGGCCAAGGCGCGGTGTATTCAACCACCGTGGTACGCAGAAAACCCGAGCAAGGCGGCGACTATAACGTGGCACTCGTTGATCTGGCGGAAGGGCCGCGCATGATGAGTCGGGTGGATGGCATCCCGCCGCATGAGGTGTTCATTGGCCTGGCGGTGCGTGCACACATTATTGATGACCCGAAAAAAGGCAAGCTGCTGGTATTTACGCCAGCGCAAGGCGGTGTCGCATGA
- a CDS encoding SDR family NAD(P)-dependent oxidoreductase translates to MDLDLAGKSVIITGGASNIGRGIVLAYALEGANITIGDIDQQQAEKVAVLARAQGAKSVQVIPTDVTNMEQVKAMFAAAVSKFGGVDVLVNNVGWDQLMFFTQTTPALWERIIRINYLGVLNCTHTALGLMIPQQFGAIVSISSDASRQGEPKEAVYGGVKAAINSFMKTIAKENGRYGIRCNVVCPGVTIPEEAEDVGSTSMWSDPTGMFTPEQLEKVANALPLKKVGRPGDVANAVVFLSSKAASHVTGQVLSVSGGYSMIG, encoded by the coding sequence ATGGATCTTGATCTGGCAGGCAAATCAGTCATCATTACCGGCGGCGCATCCAACATCGGGCGCGGCATCGTGCTGGCTTATGCGCTTGAAGGTGCGAACATTACCATCGGCGATATTGACCAGCAGCAAGCCGAAAAAGTCGCTGTGCTGGCGCGTGCGCAAGGTGCAAAGAGTGTGCAGGTGATCCCCACGGATGTGACGAACATGGAACAGGTGAAGGCCATGTTTGCCGCAGCCGTCAGCAAGTTTGGCGGGGTGGATGTGCTGGTGAATAATGTCGGCTGGGATCAGCTCATGTTTTTCACGCAAACCACCCCTGCGCTGTGGGAACGCATCATCCGCATTAATTACCTGGGCGTGCTCAACTGCACGCACACTGCGCTAGGCCTGATGATTCCCCAGCAATTCGGCGCCATCGTCTCGATCAGCTCGGATGCCAGTCGCCAAGGGGAACCGAAAGAAGCCGTGTACGGTGGGGTTAAAGCGGCGATCAACAGCTTCATGAAAACCATCGCCAAAGAAAATGGGCGCTACGGCATCCGCTGCAATGTGGTTTGCCCTGGCGTCACCATTCCCGAAGAAGCGGAAGATGTGGGCAGCACCAGCATGTGGTCTGACCCCACCGGCATGTTCACCCCCGAGCAGCTGGAAAAAGTAGCCAACGCCTTGCCTTTGAAGAAAGTCGGGCGGCCAGGGGATGTGGCCAATGCTGTAGTATTTTTGTCGTCCAAAGCCGCAAGCCACGTTACGGGGCAGGTGCTGTCGGTATCTGGCGGCTACAGCATGATTGGCTAG
- a CDS encoding acyl-CoA dehydrogenase family protein, translated as MFLGSPKQSQYALSRIEEAAHAMGLFGDQGFVDRYTQLQLDVADLSALYVRFVEQVKRGEELGPDVSMLKVWAAETFSRLANLLVEITGGSGAVAGDIEVNGKKIDVLTSFYNARPATIYGGSSEIQRNILASSVLQLRS; from the coding sequence ATTTTTCTCGGGAGCCCGAAGCAATCGCAATATGCGCTTTCCAGAATTGAAGAAGCCGCCCACGCGATGGGTTTGTTTGGTGATCAAGGCTTTGTTGATCGCTACACGCAACTTCAACTGGATGTCGCTGATTTAAGTGCGCTGTATGTGCGGTTTGTTGAGCAAGTGAAACGCGGCGAAGAACTCGGACCGGATGTCTCCATGCTCAAAGTATGGGCGGCAGAAACCTTTTCACGCCTGGCCAATTTGTTGGTCGAGATAACGGGTGGATCAGGTGCGGTGGCTGGCGATATTGAGGTGAATGGCAAAAAGATTGATGTGCTCACCAGTTTTTACAATGCCAGACCGGCAACCATCTACGGGGGAAGTAGCGAAATTCAGCGCAACATTCTGGCTTCCAGCGTCTTGCAATTGCGCAGCTAA